The Cryptococcus gattii WM276 chromosome B, complete sequence genome has a segment encoding these proteins:
- a CDS encoding Hypothetical Protein (Similar to TIGR gene model, INSD accession AAW41337.1), translating into MALSRPLPPHRRRISLVTQRAPASLIEDDACDCLRDKSDDQLRAITADDLVQVLRGQWNLNDKMTEKIEVLENNRDKLEINIGELSRAMATLQSRFDETLNEQSRMEADLIERNELLDRLSMRMSETEKQVKDAQKRCVDQEVSFEAERRAFQAQEEHLRERINSLLSTSRKTATVPAIAEQRCDAYTISSLKDEIASLKLSSTTLRAKNSTLTQDIHELKNVNNALQEDNDAWEFLLRERTFNGDIKREGDGSLDANQLQNRYEGHEPEPLDEALILESPSSRRNKKTSDDTYSPLVGVDLASELGIFQEEGEPGYLKEDTDIEGMNECGSIETIFILQIIDRIIAQDGFEHVLSVDYKSRQAGSHNVSATQTPLKDIPTTLAQPSNAEMTSKPPATSQVSASSKDKIGRPLSMMIAKAFSGVAEKTPVVEDVPLPSSPFPTPVETPRLTVEKQEKRAHRGFSLDFHSFGFGGIAIPESPKPELKPLNLASRATNTTSPLVKKEKGAITGCKLAPTEEDEEDRRERHRMEATLKLMGVFKPADTSNGQDIMTKSPDSRKSPWGLLCSTVGSTEPASPFGNTNPDAAQAALNEHDQQEAVRMKSLAQGKSEAGYTIPPRMGMPRRQSSGRERLMSVGSVNTLWSMGSSSRPTSMDVTRDGK; encoded by the exons ATGGCCCTCTCTCGCCCACTCCCACCACATAGGAGACGAATCTCCTTGGTCACCCAACGTGCGCCAGCCAGCCTAATAGAGGACGATGCGTGCGATTGTCTGAGAGACAAGAGTGACGACCAGTTGAGAGCCATCACCGCAGATGATCTTGTACAAGTCCTCAGAGGCCAATGGAACTTGAACGACAAG ATGACAGAAAAGATTGAGGTGCTGGAAAATAACAGAGACAAGCTGGAGATAAATATTGGCGAACTTTCTAGAGCCATGGCGACTCTTCAATCTCGATTCGACGAGACTCTCAATGAACAA AGCCGTATGGAAGCAGACCTCATAGAGCGTAACGAGCTTCTGGATAGACTGAGTATGAGAATGTCAGAGACTGAAAAGCAGGTTAAGGATGCTCAAAAACGATGTGTTGACCAG GAAGTGTCTTTTGAAGCCGAACGACGCGCCTTCCAAGCTCAGGAAGAGCATCTTCGGGAGCGTATCAATTCACTCCTATCGACATCTCGCAAAACTGCGACTGTGCCAGCTATAGCTGAACAGCGATGCGATGCCTACACTATATCATCACTGAAAGATGAGATTGCCTCGCTCAAGTTGTCATCTACCACCCTTCGAGCTAAAAACAGCACTCTCACCCAAGATATACATGAACTGAAAAACGTGAATAACGCTTTACAGGAAGACAACGATGCCTGGGAGTTCTTATTGAGGGAAAGGACATTCAATGGAGATATCAAACGAGAAGGTGATGGTTCCTTGGATGCCAATCAATTGCAAAACAGATATGAAGGGCACGAACCAGAGCCATTAGATGAAGCTCTAATTCTGGAGAGCCCTTCAAGTAGACGGAACAAAAAAACCAGTGATGATACTTACTCACCGCTCGTTGGCGTGGATTTAGCCTCTGAGCTGGGTATTTTTcaagaggaaggagaacCGGGGTACCTGAAGGAAGACACTGATATTGAGGGTATGAATGAATGTGGAA GTATTGAAACCATATTCATCCTACAA ATTATCGACCGTATCATTGCTCAAGATGGGTTTGAGCATGTTTTATCAGTTGATTATAAATCCCGCCAAGCTGGTTCGCATAATGTCTCTGCCACACAAACACCTCTCAAAGATATTCCGACTACTTTGGCCCAACCATCCAATGCAGAAATGACCTCAAAACCCCCTGCTACTTCTCAAGTCTCTGCTTCATCAAAGGACAAGATAGGCAGGCCATTAAGTATGATGATTGCCAAAGCATTCTCTGGGGTGGCTGAGAAGACACCTGTTGTCGAAGATGTACCAttgccttcttcccctttcccTACCCCCGTTGAAACGCCCAGACTTACGGTAGAGAAGCAAGAGAAAAGG GCTCATCGAGGCTTCTCCCTTGATTTTCATTCTTTTGGGTTTGGTGGAATCGCAATCCCCGAGTCTCCCAAACCAGAGTTGAAGCCTCTTAACCTTGCTTCTCGTGCTACCAACACAACTTCGCCCCTTGTGAAAAAAGAGAAGGGAGCCATTACTGGTTGCAAACTTGCACCTacggaagaagatgaagaggacAGACGAGAAAGACATAGAATGGAAGCAACTTTGAAGCTTATGGGGGTATTCAAACCTGCCGATACAAGTAACGGTCAGGATATTATGACAAAAAGTCCTGATAGTCGAAAATCGCCCTGGGGCCTACTTTGTTCCACTGTAGGCTCCACCGAACCTGCTTCTCCCTTTGGCAACACCAATCCAGATGCTGCACAAGCTGCTCTCAACGAGCATGATCAACAGGAAGCGGTGCGTATGAAAAGCCTTGCTCAAGGTAAATCAGAAGCCGGATATACCATACCGCCGCGAATGGGAATGCCTAGAAGGCAAAGTTCGGGCAGGGAGAGACTGATGAGTGTAGGCAGCGTGAATACACTGTGGAGTATGGGGTCCTCAAGCCGACCGACAAGCATGGATGTGACGAGAGATGGGAAGTAA
- a CDS encoding uncharacterized protein (Similar to TIGR gene model, INSD accession AAW40847.1) produces the protein MGAFDPATTYDRSTYVETDTGNKVSRKALIGGATNIVLGGKSIIQTSSILRGDLRRSTAGQHVVISVGRYCLIGEGAVVRPPGKMYKGAFTFYPVRIADFTHIGPNCIVEAAQIGSCVEIGEGSIIGKFAIIKDLAVILPGTVLPEGAVVASMSVWGGNPGRMVDTLPETYQETMEAKCKSYYQRFRPAH, from the exons ATGGGCGCATTCGACCCAGCAACCACATACGACAGGTCAACATATGTAGAGACTGATACGGGTA ACAAGGTGTCACGCAAAGCCCTCATCGGAGGAGCTACAAATATAGTCTTGGGGGGTAAATCTATCATTCAGACTTCCTCTATTCTCCGCGGAGACCTCAGAAGATCAACCGCAGGCCAGCATGTGGTCATATCCGTGGGGAGATATTGTTTAATAGGCGAAGGGGCGGTTGTCAGGCCTCCAGGCAAGATGTACAAAGG GGCATTCACGTTCTATCCCGTGCGAATAGCGGATTTCACTCACATAGGGCCAAATTGTATCGTTGAAGCGGCACAAATCGGCAGCTGCGTGGAGATTGGTGAGGGAAGCATCATT GGGAAATTCGCCATTATAAAAGACTTGGCGGTTATCCTTCCTGGCACTGTTCTCCCAGAAGGGGCGGTTGTGGCCTCCATGTCCGTCTGGGGCGGCAACCCAG GCCGCATGGTGGACACTCTTCCTGAGACTTATCAGGAAACAATGGAGGCCAAATGTAAAAGCTATTACCAACGGTTTCGGCCCGCTCACTAA